The DNA region ATTTGCAAAAAAACAACATTGTGATCCCGCCGCCGAAACGGGAACCTTTCCTGGGCGGTCCATCGATTCGGCTTGAGCAACCGCAGTTTAACGGCAGCGGCAGTCCGGGGCACGACCTGGAGGCGCCGGACTGGGACGTCGACAGTCCGTTTGGTTCAGTCTTTCGTGAGACCGGCGCGACCGACTCAGAGTTCGACACGACCGATTCGCCTGCCGCAGCGGGGCGCGCCCGGCCTTCCTGGTAGCGGGCTGGCGGTATCAATCGGCAGCCGGGCCGGTGCCGTGCGGGACAATCGTTTCACTTCCGAACGGTGCGGTTTGGGATTCCACCGATCCGCGGGGCCAGCACAGCACAAACCGAGTGCCTTCACCCGGAGCGCCTTCAATTGAGATGCGGCCGCCGTGTTCCCGGATGATCTTGCGGCTGACGGGAAGTCCGATTCCGGTTCCGCGCGACCCTTTGGACGATTCGAACAGATTGAAGACCGTACCGCGCTGTTCTTCCGGTATGCCGGGACCATTATCGGAGACAGCCACCATCATCATGTCAGAGCGGGAATCGAATCCGGTCTGCATGACGACGGCCCCGCCGTCAGTACCTTCGACGGCGTCGATGGCGTTGGAGGCGATGTTCAGCACCGCGCGATGAATGCCGTCTTCGTCGAATGCCGCAACGGGCAGATTCTCGCAGGGTTCGAACTGAAAACGAACGCCGCGTTCTTCCGCCTGCAGCGCCATCAGGTCCGCGATGTCGCCACACACATCGTTCAGTTGAGCGGGTTTCAGATTCGGGACACGATCCTTACTGAACGAGAGCATATCGGTCACCAGATCGAAGATCCGGTTTTGATTGCGTTCCACGATTCCCCAGCCCTGGCGAATCTGCTCCTCCCGAGACTGATCCAGGCCGGTTTGAATCAGGTAACTGCCTCCGCGAATGCCCTGCAGGATATTCTTGATGTGGTGGCTGAGCACTGCGATCGTCTGTCCCATGGCGGCGAAGCGTTCCGCCTTCAGAAAAGCTTCCTGATGACGTCGGGCCTCCACCGCCAGAGCTGACTGGCGAGCGACCGCCAGCACGGCTTTGAGGTGTTCGTCGTTGAGGTGTTCCCCGCTGAGCACCACTCCACCATCGCCACCGATAGTGGTCGTATCGATATACAGGACTCCCAGAAGTTCTTCATGGCCCTTCATCGGTGCACAGATGGCTTCGCGAGTTCCGGAAGCAACGATGCTGTTTCCTCCGGAAAACCGGGCGTCGTGCAGTGCGTCGGACGTGCGGACGGCCTGACCGTGTTTAAGCACATGTCCGGTAATCGACCGCGAGATCTGCATTTGATCAGGTGCTCCCTGGTCCGGTCGCCGCTTCTGAAACGCGATCGGTGTCAATTCTTCGCCGATGGCTTCCTTCAGCAGAAAGCAGCCCCGATCGGCCCGAATCGCGGTCAGCGTCAGTTCCAGAATTCGCTGCAGCAGTGATTCCAGCGTATGCACCGGTCGGACCAGTTCTTCGGCGACCTGGTACAGCAGTTCGAGTCCGCCGCGCTGTTCGGACCATAGCGCCAGCGACGACGCGGAATCGGCCCGCACCTGCCGCACGATCGCCGATTGCGGTTCGGCCAGGAAGTCGTCAACCAGTTGCACCTGATCGGCTGAGGCGTTTGCGGTGTCTTCGGCCTGGTCCAGTTGAAACGTCAGCAGAGTTGCACCCAGCCGAATGGAATCGCCGTTTCGCAGGCGGGCATCGGAAGTCCGCTGCCCATTCACGCGGATGCCGTTGGCGCTATTCAGATCGACGACGCGAAATCCGGAACCATCGGGAACGATTCTCGCGTGTTGACGAGAAACTTCGCTGTCGTCGAGCCGCACCTGCGACCCGACACTGCGTCCGATGACGATGGCACCTTCGTCGGAAGTGACTTGAAACCGCGTGCCACGATTTGGTCCGTGGACGACCAGCAGTGTCGCCAGAGTCACAGGATCTTCCCTCGTTCATCGACACGCGGCAGCGGACTGTCTTTCCGAGTTTGCCGCGGCACAGTCGTCGCTGCCGGAAGCGTCGGCATCGCTGCGGCGGCGCTTCACAATCGTGACGGCATTCCCTTCGTCGTTGAATGTCACTCTGTCCATGAACGCGCGGACCAGCAACAGCCCCCGGCCGCTGGCACGCAGCAGATTCTCCGGGTCGCGAGGATCGGGCAGCGCTGCGACGTCGAACCCTGGGCCTTCATCGCGGATCGTGATTTCGGCCATATCGCAGGTGAACAGTGCGTCAATCGTCACACGGCGCTCCTGATACGGCGACTCAACGCGTCGCGCGGCAATCATCTGTTCGTAGTGGTCCTGCCCCGACTCCTTCAGATCGGAACTGACTTCCAGATTGCCGTGGACGATTGCATTGACGAGTGATTCTTCCAGTGCCACTCCGAACTGAACGGCATCGCTGTCGCCGATGACTCCCAGAGAACGGCCCAGTTCCTGCAGATACGAAACGGTGACGGGGATCTGTTTGCGGTCGTTTGGCAGCCGGATTTCCAGCGAATGCCGAGTCACCTGGCTCAGCAGAGCCCTCCGCTGCCGGTCGCCGTCCGACGCGGCCAGGACGGACTCAATGGCTTCGGCAAGTGACGCTTCCAGGTGCTGTTTGGAAACGTAACTGGCGGCTCCCTGTCGCAGAGCCCGCATTGCCACTTCCTCACTTCCGAAGGACGTAACGATCACCACCGGAATCTGAGGATGCTGTTTGCGGACGTGGCCCAGCAGGGCCAGCCCGTCCATCCGCGGCATCCGAACGTCGCTGATAATCAGATCGCAACTATTCTGTTTCAGGAATTCCACGGCTTCCGTTCCGTCGGTCGCGGTGCGGACTTCCCATTCCGGCACACGTGCCAGCAGCCTTTCGGCAAACATCAGATCGAACTTCGAATCGTCGACCAGAAGAATCCGCGGCATGAGAACAGTTCTTTCTGTGAACAGACACGCCGAAGTCGCTGCTACGCGGTATCATCAGCATGGCAAACCTGTCAGCCCGAACGGTGCTTTCGATATCGTAGCCGGATTCAGGTGCCTGTCACAACAGAGCGATGTGAACTTGCAGATGTGCCGGTGCCGGCTGTTTCCGGGCGGCGGAAGTGAGTCCGCATGATTGATCAGCAGCAACTTCTTGTGAATACGGGGAACGATCCCGTATTGGCGTATCAACTCTGCGAAGCATTCGTCAGCAGTTCCACCGAACTGGAAGCCGAACTGCGAGCTGCCTGCCTTTCACATGATCATGAGTTACTGTCCCGCACGGCTCACACTCTGAAATCTGCCTTCGACGTGCTGGGGGCCGTTGAGCAGCGCGACCTGGCACTGCAGGTCGAACTGCTGGCTTCGGCACGCGGCTCAACCGGTGCGGAAGCGGACCTGCTGACTCTCAGCCACCGTCTGCTGGGGGAGGTCGTCTCGGTTCGGGCCGCCGTCCGGCAGTTACTGGACTGACACACGTTGTTTATGCCCGGTGCCCTGAATAAACTGGATAGCCGTCCTGAGCCATCGGAGACTTGTCCATGAACATGACAGCAAACCTAAAGATCATGCCAGCCGTGATGGCGGCGATCCTTCTGGCTCCCTTTGCATCAGCGCAGGACGCAGCTGCGCCAGCGCCTGAATTCGAAACGGTGATCGCCCCGCTGCTGGAAGCTCATTGCATTCAGTGTCACGGCCCGGATGCTCAGGAAGGTGATCTGCGGCTGGACGGTTTTGAGGGGCTGGCCGCCGGTGGCAAGTCAGGTTCTGCGATCGTGCCGGGTTCCGTCGACGAGAGCCTTCTGATCGCGGCCATTGAGTACAACGATGAGGCGCTGCAGATGCCTCCCGACGGTAAGTTGCCAGCGGACGTCATCAAATCACTGCGATCATGGATCGAAAACGGAGCTAATCACCCGGACGGCGACCTGACTCCGCGCGAAGTGAAGCCACCGTTTGATGTCGACCAGGCGCGCCTGTTCTGGGCGTTCCAGCCTGTGCGCCGGCCGACAATTCCTGCTGTCGCCGGTGAAGCTGCCGGGACGCGCCGATCGACGCGTTTGTGCTCGCAGCGCTGCAGGACCAGGGCATTCCGCCGAATGGTCCCGCAACGAAGGAGCAGCTCATTCGACGTGCCACATTCGATCTGACGGGGCTTCCGCCGACTCCCGAAGACATTGCGGCGTTCCTGGCCGACGAATCCGAGCAGGCATGGGAACGCGTCGTCGACCGCCTGCTCGAATCGCCGCACTACGGCGAACGCTGGGGACGTCACTGGCTGGATGTCGTTCGGTATGCTGATTCCAACGGCCTCGATGAAAACGTGGCCCACGGCAACGCCTGGCGCTATCGAGACTACGTGATCGCTTCCTTCAATGCCGACAAACCATTCGATCAGTTTCTGCGTGAGCAGATCGCCGGGGACCTGCTCATCGGTGATGCCACTCCGGAAGACCGCCGCAATGAACTGCTGACGGCGACAGGATTCCTGGCACTTGGCGCAAAGGTGCTGGCTGAAACCGACAAAGTCAAACTGCAGATGGACATCGTCGACGAGCAGGTCGACACGCTTGGGAAAGCGTTTCTGGGAATGACCTTCGGCTGTGCTCGCTGCCACGATCACAAGTTCGATCCGGTTTCGCAGGCGGACTATTACGCGATGGTCGGCATCTTCAAAAGCACTCACACAATGGAGTCGCTGAAGACGATCGCTAAGTGGAACGAAAACCCGATCGCGACAAAGGCCGACACGGCGCGAATCGAGCAGCATCAGCAACAGATTGATGCGAAGAAAACCGACATCGAACGCGTCATCGCTGACGCCCGGGCGGCTGTCGCGACGGCTTCCGGCAGCGATGCCGCAAACGCTGCCGAAGAGCAGTTCCCCGAATCCTCAAGGAAACACCTTGCGGCCCTGCGAGAAGAACTGAAGCAACTGGAATCCTCCGTTCCCGTTGTTCCGACGGCCATGGGAGTCACCGAAGGCGAAGTCGCCAGCGCCCGCATCAATGTTCGCGGCAGCCATCTGACGCTCGGCAGGCGAGTGAATCGCGGCGTCCCGATTGTGTTTTCCGATGCGTCGAAGCTGCAGATCGCGTCCGAAGAAAGCGGCCGGAAACAGCTTGCCGACTGGCTGACGGGTCCGTCACATCCGCTGACCGCACGAGTGTTCGTCAATCGCATCTGGCGCTGGCACTTCGGTCGCGGGCTGGTGGCGTCGACCGAAAACTTTGGTCATCTGGGAACTCCGCCGTCGCATCCGGAACTGCTCGACTGGCTGGCCGCCGAACTGGTGGAGCAGGGCTTGTCCGTGAAGCGACTTCACCGCGAAATCATGCTGTCGGCAGCGTACCAGCGAAGCAGTCGCGATTGTGAAACAGCGACCGGCATTGATCCGGAGAATCACCTGCTGTGGCGATTCAGCCCGCGTCGCCTTGAGGCCGAAGAAATTCGCGACAGCGTACTGTTCGTCAGCGGCCTGCTGGACAACAAACAGGGCGGTTCGATTCTGAACGTCGGTAATCGCGAGTTCATCTTTGACCATACGTCTAAGGACAATACGTCGTACGATTCGTTTCAGCGGTCGGTGTACCTGCCCGTGATCCGCAACAACCTGTACGACGGCTTCGCGTTGTTCGATTACACGGACGCAGCGGTGCCCAACGGAGACCGCAGCACATCAACCGTGGCTCCGCAGGCGCTGTACATGCTGAACAGCCCGCTGTTTTTGCAGGCGTCCTCAAAGTTATCCTCCCGGCTGTTGAGCGAATGTCCTGACGATGAAGCTCGCGTTCAACGACTTTATCAGCTGGCGTTCGGGCGCACGGCGACGGCTGACGAAATCCAGAGAACGCTGGCCTTCTCGCAGCAGTTTGCCGAAGCAATCACGCAGCAGAATGAAAAACGTGACGCCGCGTGGACCGCGATTTGCCAAAGCGTCTTGGCGTCGAATGAGTTTGTCTATGTGAGGTAAAAGCACTCCGCAGCGACCGTTGCTTTGCAGATCCGCGTCCCGAACGGTGCTGTCGACACTCCCGATGATCCCTCCCTCCGGCAATCCCGCCATCAGACTTCCCGCCATGAATACCAACGTACAGAGTCGCCGTTGTCTGCTGCAGAACACCGCTGTCGGTTTCGGACATCTCGCGATGGCCGCCATGCTGCAGCAGCAGGCCTTTGCCGACCTTCCGACGGCAGCAGCACCCTTTCATTTCGCTGCGCGAGCCAAGCGGGTCATCTTTCTGTTCATGAAGGGCGGCCCGTCGCACATGGATACGTTCGACTACAAGCCGCAACTGCAGAAGGATCACGGCAAGCCGCTGCCGTTCGACAAGCCGCGTGTCCAGTTCGCTCCCACCAACAACCTGCTGGGATCGCCGTGGCGATTCCGCCCGCACGGTGAAAGCGGCATTCCGGTCAGCACGCTTTTCCCGAATGTCGCGAAGTGCGTTGACGACATCTGTTTTCTGAATTCCGTCCACGGCACAAATGCGGCTCACGGCGGAGCAGCTCTCAAACTGCACACGGGAAGCGACACGTTCGTGCGGCCCAGCATGGGAGCGTGGGTGAATTATGGTCTGGGCACGGAAAACGAAAACCTGCCTGGTTTCGTCACGATCTGCCCGACGCTGGCTCACGGTGGTGTTAACAACTGGGGGTCCGCCTTTCTTCCCGCACAAAGCCAGGGGATTCCGCTGGGTGTCGCCAGCCAGCCTTCGTCGTCCGCCGCCGTGAAGTACATCAGCAACGATCGCTGGTCGCCGGAAGTTCAGCGATTGCAGTTGAAGCTGCTGAAGCAGATGAATGCTCCTCTGCTGCAGGACGCCGCCAACGCCGACGTGCTGGAAGCCCGCATCAAGTCGTTCGAACTGGCGTTTCGAATGCAGTCACAGATGCCGGCGGTGCAGGATCTCACGCAGGAAACCAAGGCCACTCATCAGTTGTACGGCATGGATGAAAGCATGACCGAAGACTTCGGTCGGCAGTGCCTGATGGCTCGCAGATTCACGGAAGCCGGCGTTCGGTTCGTCCAGATCACTCACAGCGACACGAAAGTCCAGTGGGATCAGCATTCCGACCTGTTCGAAGGTCATACAAAGAACGCACATGAAGTCGACAAGCCGATTGCCGGGCTGCTGATGGATCTGAAGCAGCGAGGACTGCTCAGCGACACGCTGGTGATGTGGGGCGGCGAGTTCGGGCGCACGCCGACGGCTCAGGGAACGAACGGCCGTGATCACAATCCGGAAGGCTTCACGATGTGGATGGCCGGTGGCGGCGTAAAGGGCGGCATGCGCCACGGCGCGACCGACGAATACGGCTATTACGCCGTCGAAAAGCCGATGCACATTCACGACGTTCACGCGACCATGCTGCACCTGCTGGGACTGGACCACGAGCGTCTGACGTACCGCCACGCCGGCCGCGATTTCCGCCTGACGGATATCGCCGGAAAGGTGCACAGCGAAATCCTCGCGTGACACGAATTCAAGGGAGCGGTGTCCTCCGTCATTCCCGCGCAGGCGGAAACCCAGCGTATGCAACTGCGTTTCCGCCTGCGCGGGAATGACCAGCTGATACAGGGAACTGAAGCATCAATCCATTGGTACACGTTACTTACCCACCAGAATCTCCCGCCGGCCATTCGAGTCTGCTGCCGCGCGGTTCATGCCGTCCGTATTAAAGTCCATGACGATATTGCCGGCCTTCGAAACTGCGATCACGCCGCCACTTGTCCTGTGACTCGGATGCCGCAGCGTCGCCCTGACCGCTTCTTCGACCGATTCGCCGAGATACTCCATCCGCGCCGCGATGTTGTACGCAACGGCGTGGCGAATGAAGTCTTCGCCAACACCGGTGCACGACACGCCGCACGTTGAGTTATCGGCGTACGTTCCGGCTCCGACGACGGGAGAATCGCCGACCCGACCAAAGCGTTTATTCGTCAGGCCGCCGGTGGACGTGCCGGCCGCGATATTGCCCTGAGAATCAATCGCCACGCAGCCGACGGTCCCGATGCGAAATCCGTCGGGCATTTCCCGGAACGCCTGCGCTTTCTGCAGATTCTTCCGCTGTTGATCTGTGGAAAACCATTCGTTCGAGACACGTTCGATCGCATCGCCGAGTTCATCAGCGAAGGATTCCGCACCGTCGGTGACGAGCAGCACATGGCGAGTATCCGTCATCACATGGCGGGCGAGCGTAATCGGATGACGGATCGTGCGGACTCCGGCAACCGCTCCGCAGGACCGGTCGCGTCCGTCCATGATCGACGCGTCCAGTTCGTGACCCCCAGCCGCATTGAACACAGCTCCGCGGCCGGCGTTGAACTGCGGCAGATCCTCCATAACACGGATGACGGCTTCGACGGCATCCAGACTGCTTCTCCCGTCTTTAAGTATCAATTCACCGGCTGACAGTGCCTGTTCCAGTCCGGCTTCGCGACTCGACCGGTCCTCATCGTTCTCCGGAGCACTGCCTGCTCCGCCGTGGATGGCAATGGCATACGAGGGAGCCTTCTGCTGGGCAGCGACATTAACAGTTGTCATGACGAACAGTCCCAGCGTGATAACAACAGGGCATGTCGAATAACGGCAGCGTGGCCTGCGAGACATTTCAGATCCTTTGCGGTCAAAGACGACAGAGTCCGGACGGTCAATCAGTGGTCATGACGTTGTCGACCGTTTCGTTTCCGCTGCGGCCATCAGTTTTCGCTGATACCGTCCCTGTACGACGTCGACAATCACCAGCACGAAGATCACGAAGTAGAACGTGCTCTTGGCCATCGGTTCGACGTGGTACGAAAACAGTTCCAGGTGAGCCAGGTGGCCGCCTTCGGAAACCAGCATGATGCCGACGATAAACAGGATGAACAGGCCGAGGACTTCATATAGCCGATTGCGTTTCAGAAACTCACTGACGCGGTCAGCCAGGACAATCATCAGCACGCCGCTGGCCACGATCGCCAGAGACATCACCACCATGTTGGCCGTCGTGACGGTCCGAATCTTTGTTTCCGCATCCGTCGTCGAAGCCAGGGCAATCGCGCTCAGGATGGAATCAAAGCTGAAGATGACGTTCATCGTCACGATCCAGAACACCGCCGACGCGACGGATCGTTTTCCGCCTGTCTCCGCGTGCAGGTCGTGATCGGCCAGCATGTGGTGAATCTCCTTAACGGCCGTGTAGATGATGAACGCCCCACCGGTCAGGACGATCAGCGAATGCACAGTAAATTCAAAGCTGACGTGAATGGATTCGAAGGTGCGGCCGATCAATGGCTTCGAAAACTTCTCGATCGCCGCTGTCACCGCAAACAGCAGAGCAATGCGCAAAAGTATCGCGAGCCCGATTCCCAGCTTGCGAACAAACGACTGCCTGTCCTCGGGCACTCGCTTGGATTCAATGGAGATATACAACAGGTTATCGAACCCCAGCACCGCCTGCAGCAGAGTCAGCATCAGCAGCGTCATGACGTGAGACAATAGGATTTCAAACGCCATGGCGCTGGCTTTCACGGTGGTTCGCGGTGGAGTCAAACCGTACGGAATGCGGTCGCGCGGGAGTGTAACAGCGCTGTCGCACCGACTTCAAAGTCACCACGCGAACGATTCGACCGGAGTGATCGCCTGTTCTGCGCTGTTGTGGCTTTAGCCGAAGCTCGCAAACCGACGATCGCAGTGCCATGCCCAGGCAACTCGGTGCAGCCAGTTGCCACCGTCAACGTCCGATTCACGGCAGTTAATGACATGCAACTCACTGGTGCCAGGCTCTGCGAGCTCTGAAGCGGTGGGAGCGGACATCGATTCGTTCCAGAATTTCGTTGTGTCGCCGGAAACTCGCTGGCCAGTGCCGTGGACGTCTGAACCCAGGCGATGGCGAGGAATCGCAGGACGTTTCCGTTCAGCGTGAATGTGCTTCAGTCCGGACGCCGGTTCGCAATACTTCAACCGTCTGTTGCATCTGATCGCTGATCTGTTGCCAGCCCGCGCGACGGTACTCGACTTGGTCAAACGTCATTGCTTCGCCGATGCAAACCGAGACCGCGCCGAACTTCGGACGCTTAGCGTCCGGTGGCCACGCCTCGAATGCTCCGCGAATGTAACAGGGGATTACCGGCACCGCCGTTCCGGCGACCAGCATTCCCGCGCCGGGTTTGAATGGGTTCATCATGCCTGTTCGCGTGCGAGTTCCTTCCGGAAACAGAATCAGCGCCCCGCGACCGTCCACCAGCCGTTGACGCAGCGATTTCAGAGCATGCAGGCCACAGTTGTCTCGCCACATCGGTAAAGCATTCAGCAGGAAAGCCGACAGCACTGCCGACGTTCGTGTTTCAAAGAATGTGTCACCCGCGGCGATTGGAAACAAACGATGACGAATCGCTGCCGGGGCGGCAGCTCCCAGAACAAGTGCATCCAGATGCGAAGAATGATTGGCGACCATCACGAACGGAGGTCTTGAAGGCAATCGGTCGCCGCCCTCCACCTTCAATGCGAATCGTCGCCGCAGCCACCGCTCGACGAAAAACCAGCAGCACCGAGTCGTGGCGCTGCCAACCAATCCCGGTTCACGCACGGCGCTTCGAAGGGCTGCCCCGGCCGACAGGTTCAGGTCGGCTGCCGGTTCATATTGCCATTCCGATTCCGGTTCCTCGTTGCTCATGTTTCGTTACACGCCACTAATGATGCGGGTCGCCTGATCGAGTCCAACTCCGCCGGCTTTGAAGTAGTTGACGTAATGAAACACTGCCGGAGCCACCAGCAGCAGGCTGTCGAAGCGATCAAGAAATCCGCCGTGGCCCGGAATCGTGGCTGCCATGTCCTTGATCCCCAGGTCGCGTTTGATCGATGACAAGACCAGGTCGCCGCATTGTCCCATTACGCTGATTGTCATTCCCAGCACCAGCAAGTGTGCCGGATGGTCGAGTGTGGTTTTCTGAAACACGAAGTGCCCGATGACCGAAACAAGAATGGTCGTCAACATCAATGCTCCGACCGCCCCGCCGATTGTCTTGTTGGGGCTTGTATTCGGGGCCAGTTTCTGTCTGCCGAATTTCTTTCCGGCGATGTACGCAAACACATCATTGAGTTCCACGGTCAGCAGCAGCCATAACAGCATCGGACGAAACAGCGCGTCGTTTGCCAGGTATGCCAGGTGTCCAAGACTTGCTCCCAGAAGTGCGAATCCGAAGACGCTGAGACCAACCCGCTGAATGAAACCCTTCGGTTGATCCGCGAGCAAAGCGGTCAATGAAATCAGGCAGACCGCCAAAGGCCACGCCGCTGTGAAGAACCCAGGCCAATGATCGATCACCGCAAAGTAGACCATCAGAATCGTCACGACGACGGCGCTGCTCATCATCGGCCAGCGAAAGAGTCCGGTCGCGCGCGCGTACTCGCGGTAACACAATAGACTCAGGAAGCAAAGAGTCCCGATGACCCAGGCGGCACCCAGCAGAATCGGGACAACCAGCAGCGTGGCCAGCACATACCACGATCGGGTTCTCGTGATGAGTTCCCG from Planctomycetaceae bacterium includes:
- a CDS encoding ATP-binding protein, which translates into the protein MTLATLLVVHGPNRGTRFQVTSDEGAIVIGRSVGSQVRLDDSEVSRQHARIVPDGSGFRVVDLNSANGIRVNGQRTSDARLRNGDSIRLGATLLTFQLDQAEDTANASADQVQLVDDFLAEPQSAIVRQVRADSASSLALWSEQRGGLELLYQVAEELVRPVHTLESLLQRILELTLTAIRADRGCFLLKEAIGEELTPIAFQKRRPDQGAPDQMQISRSITGHVLKHGQAVRTSDALHDARFSGGNSIVASGTREAICAPMKGHEELLGVLYIDTTTIGGDGGVVLSGEHLNDEHLKAVLAVARQSALAVEARRHQEAFLKAERFAAMGQTIAVLSHHIKNILQGIRGGSYLIQTGLDQSREEQIRQGWGIVERNQNRIFDLVTDMLSFSKDRVPNLKPAQLNDVCGDIADLMALQAEERGVRFQFEPCENLPVAAFDEDGIHRAVLNIASNAIDAVEGTDGGAVVMQTGFDSRSDMMMVAVSDNGPGIPEEQRGTVFNLFESSKGSRGTGIGLPVSRKIIREHGGRISIEGAPGEGTRFVLCWPRGSVESQTAPFGSETIVPHGTGPAAD
- a CDS encoding response regulator gives rise to the protein MPRILLVDDSKFDLMFAERLLARVPEWEVRTATDGTEAVEFLKQNSCDLIISDVRMPRMDGLALLGHVRKQHPQIPVVIVTSFGSEEVAMRALRQGAASYVSKQHLEASLAEAIESVLAASDGDRQRRALLSQVTRHSLEIRLPNDRKQIPVTVSYLQELGRSLGVIGDSDAVQFGVALEESLVNAIVHGNLEVSSDLKESGQDHYEQMIAARRVESPYQERRVTIDALFTCDMAEITIRDEGPGFDVAALPDPRDPENLLRASGRGLLLVRAFMDRVTFNDEGNAVTIVKRRRSDADASGSDDCAAANSERQSAAACR
- a CDS encoding Hpt domain-containing protein, coding for MIDQQQLLVNTGNDPVLAYQLCEAFVSSSTELEAELRAACLSHDHELLSRTAHTLKSAFDVLGAVEQRDLALQVELLASARGSTGAEADLLTLSHRLLGEVVSVRAAVRQLLD
- a CDS encoding c-type cytochrome domain-containing protein, giving the protein MNMTANLKIMPAVMAAILLAPFASAQDAAAPAPEFETVIAPLLEAHCIQCHGPDAQEGDLRLDGFEGLAAGGKSGSAIVPGSVDESLLIAAIEYNDEALQMPPDGKLPADVIKSLRSWIENGANHPDGDLTPREVKPPFDVDQARLFWAFQPVRRPTIPAVAGEAAGTRRSTRLCSQRCRTRAFRRMVPQRRSSSFDVPHSI
- a CDS encoding DUF1549 and DUF1553 domain-containing protein codes for the protein MLAALQDQGIPPNGPATKEQLIRRATFDLTGLPPTPEDIAAFLADESEQAWERVVDRLLESPHYGERWGRHWLDVVRYADSNGLDENVAHGNAWRYRDYVIASFNADKPFDQFLREQIAGDLLIGDATPEDRRNELLTATGFLALGAKVLAETDKVKLQMDIVDEQVDTLGKAFLGMTFGCARCHDHKFDPVSQADYYAMVGIFKSTHTMESLKTIAKWNENPIATKADTARIEQHQQQIDAKKTDIERVIADARAAVATASGSDAANAAEEQFPESSRKHLAALREELKQLESSVPVVPTAMGVTEGEVASARINVRGSHLTLGRRVNRGVPIVFSDASKLQIASEESGRKQLADWLTGPSHPLTARVFVNRIWRWHFGRGLVASTENFGHLGTPPSHPELLDWLAAELVEQGLSVKRLHREIMLSAAYQRSSRDCETATGIDPENHLLWRFSPRRLEAEEIRDSVLFVSGLLDNKQGGSILNVGNREFIFDHTSKDNTSYDSFQRSVYLPVIRNNLYDGFALFDYTDAAVPNGDRSTSTVAPQALYMLNSPLFLQASSKLSSRLLSECPDDEARVQRLYQLAFGRTATADEIQRTLAFSQQFAEAITQQNEKRDAAWTAICQSVLASNEFVYVR
- a CDS encoding DUF1501 domain-containing protein gives rise to the protein MNTNVQSRRCLLQNTAVGFGHLAMAAMLQQQAFADLPTAAAPFHFAARAKRVIFLFMKGGPSHMDTFDYKPQLQKDHGKPLPFDKPRVQFAPTNNLLGSPWRFRPHGESGIPVSTLFPNVAKCVDDICFLNSVHGTNAAHGGAALKLHTGSDTFVRPSMGAWVNYGLGTENENLPGFVTICPTLAHGGVNNWGSAFLPAQSQGIPLGVASQPSSSAAVKYISNDRWSPEVQRLQLKLLKQMNAPLLQDAANADVLEARIKSFELAFRMQSQMPAVQDLTQETKATHQLYGMDESMTEDFGRQCLMARRFTEAGVRFVQITHSDTKVQWDQHSDLFEGHTKNAHEVDKPIAGLLMDLKQRGLLSDTLVMWGGEFGRTPTAQGTNGRDHNPEGFTMWMAGGGVKGGMRHGATDEYGYYAVEKPMHIHDVHATMLHLLGLDHERLTYRHAGRDFRLTDIAGKVHSEILA
- a CDS encoding isoaspartyl peptidase/L-asparaginase — translated: MTTVNVAAQQKAPSYAIAIHGGAGSAPENDEDRSSREAGLEQALSAGELILKDGRSSLDAVEAVIRVMEDLPQFNAGRGAVFNAAGGHELDASIMDGRDRSCGAVAGVRTIRHPITLARHVMTDTRHVLLVTDGAESFADELGDAIERVSNEWFSTDQQRKNLQKAQAFREMPDGFRIGTVGCVAIDSQGNIAAGTSTGGLTNKRFGRVGDSPVVGAGTYADNSTCGVSCTGVGEDFIRHAVAYNIAARMEYLGESVEEAVRATLRHPSHRTSGGVIAVSKAGNIVMDFNTDGMNRAAADSNGRREILVGK
- a CDS encoding lysophospholipid acyltransferase family protein, producing the protein MSNEEPESEWQYEPAADLNLSAGAALRSAVREPGLVGSATTRCCWFFVERWLRRRFALKVEGGDRLPSRPPFVMVANHSSHLDALVLGAAAPAAIRHRLFPIAAGDTFFETRTSAVLSAFLLNALPMWRDNCGLHALKSLRQRLVDGRGALILFPEGTRTRTGMMNPFKPGAGMLVAGTAVPVIPCYIRGAFEAWPPDAKRPKFGAVSVCIGEAMTFDQVEYRRAGWQQISDQMQQTVEVLRTGVRTEAHSR
- a CDS encoding phosphatidate cytidylyltransferase; the encoded protein is MTTRERLFDVTKAFDHPVTVGVCIAIVAGLLFASVMIRVLHHRRSVDETTFRELITRTRSWYVLATLLVVPILLGAAWVIGTLCFLSLLCYREYARATGLFRWPMMSSAVVVTILMVYFAVIDHWPGFFTAAWPLAVCLISLTALLADQPKGFIQRVGLSVFGFALLGASLGHLAYLANDALFRPMLLWLLLTVELNDVFAYIAGKKFGRQKLAPNTSPNKTIGGAVGALMLTTILVSVIGHFVFQKTTLDHPAHLLVLGMTISVMGQCGDLVLSSIKRDLGIKDMAATIPGHGGFLDRFDSLLLVAPAVFHYVNYFKAGGVGLDQATRIISGV